One genomic segment of Allocatelliglobosispora scoriae includes these proteins:
- a CDS encoding tetratricopeptide repeat protein — MHAEVIGDLLNRHAGITVLRDPHDIVTELTGVGLGHSDILPACPQGKPSRMSPIGAADPEYLDSGPRAVFHGSYQRLSARDARILRYLSLHPGRTHTVATTAMLAGTDPSEARSALRRLKAAHLIDVGPIHGTWSLHDLLRLYAREVAANDDSDSDRKAALHRLFAHYFTHLEEVNFWINGRQNPDQPSRSLNSTAEALAWAQTEAANAVACASAAVDMDVLPQAWDIAIELNPYLDTSGDHATALAMSRLAVDIATAQGDPEKRASALNNVGHGLNKAGLHADAKAVFLDARSVFHRIGDKAGEARVLTGLSEAMRGEGDADATIPFLRRAVRLYREIGAADDIGYALTNLGTSLRDTRSYTEASRIFDLALKAHRAAGARRPEAQTLALMATVIADDGDTDRALTCLNAALNIARELHDTQLQGMTIMNLGTIHLRQGGHREAERLFLDAIALFRDIGDDRHAADTYINLVVLNRHLGRNTQATLYAAELDKLGTAATEARQRWSRQRAT, encoded by the coding sequence ATGCACGCCGAAGTCATTGGCGATCTGCTCAACCGTCACGCCGGCATCACGGTTTTGCGCGACCCGCACGACATCGTCACGGAACTCACGGGGGTAGGGCTTGGGCACAGCGACATCCTTCCAGCCTGCCCACAGGGCAAGCCATCTCGAATGTCACCTATCGGTGCAGCAGACCCGGAGTATCTGGACTCTGGGCCGCGAGCGGTTTTCCACGGCTCGTATCAGCGACTGTCGGCCAGGGACGCGAGGATCCTCCGTTACCTGTCGCTGCATCCCGGGCGCACGCATACCGTCGCGACGACTGCGATGCTGGCGGGAACCGATCCATCAGAAGCCCGGTCTGCACTGCGACGTTTGAAGGCGGCTCACCTCATCGACGTTGGGCCCATCCACGGAACCTGGAGCCTGCATGATCTCCTGCGGCTATATGCCCGCGAGGTCGCGGCGAACGACGACAGCGACTCCGACCGCAAAGCCGCACTGCACCGCTTGTTTGCGCACTACTTCACCCACCTGGAGGAAGTGAACTTCTGGATCAACGGCAGGCAGAACCCCGACCAGCCGTCACGATCGCTGAACTCAACCGCCGAAGCGCTCGCCTGGGCGCAAACCGAAGCGGCCAACGCCGTCGCCTGTGCCAGCGCCGCAGTCGACATGGATGTCCTGCCCCAGGCGTGGGACATCGCGATAGAGCTGAATCCATATCTGGACACCAGCGGCGATCACGCCACGGCCCTGGCAATGTCACGACTGGCGGTAGACATCGCCACCGCCCAGGGCGACCCGGAGAAGCGCGCCAGCGCGCTGAACAACGTCGGCCACGGGCTGAACAAGGCCGGCCTCCACGCCGACGCCAAAGCCGTCTTCCTGGACGCGCGATCCGTGTTTCACCGCATCGGGGACAAGGCAGGAGAGGCACGAGTGCTCACCGGGCTGTCCGAAGCGATGCGAGGCGAAGGGGACGCCGATGCGACGATCCCCTTCCTGCGGCGGGCTGTCCGGCTGTACCGCGAGATCGGAGCAGCCGACGACATCGGCTACGCGTTGACCAACCTCGGTACATCCCTGCGCGACACCCGCTCCTACACCGAAGCCAGCCGGATCTTCGATCTCGCGCTCAAAGCCCATCGCGCAGCCGGAGCACGCAGGCCCGAAGCCCAGACCCTCGCCCTGATGGCGACCGTCATCGCCGACGACGGCGACACCGACCGAGCCTTGACCTGCCTCAACGCCGCACTGAACATCGCGCGAGAGCTGCACGACACCCAACTGCAGGGCATGACGATCATGAACCTCGGCACCATTCATCTCCGGCAAGGAGGGCACCGGGAGGCGGAACGCTTGTTCCTGGACGCTATCGCCCTGTTCCGCGACATCGGCGACGATCGGCATGCCGCGGATACGTACATCAACCTGGTTGTGCTCAATCGGCACCTCGGCCGGAATACACAGGCCACCTTGTACGCAGCAGAACTCGACAAGCTGGGCACCGCAGCCACAGAAGCCCGGCAACGCTGGTCCCGACAACGCGCAACCTGA
- a CDS encoding helix-turn-helix domain-containing protein, protein MADDPVSIVEARKALGAKLAALRSAVGYTQETFAPLTFYGRSSIANLETGRQNATREFWTRCDDILQTSGVLTREHDRIVSALYDHQRQTVVPHSGNTAAETPDLATTPSFTFSGNQVIAAADSRGGLAEDGGDVIEVLARLHRLNRSVDPAIVDLLHTETHRCLTGYETANHAQLTANLVKQRAWIETLFDECRDSQQLQILASAAAMTSGLLGYIAVGTARFTLARAYLLEAFRLAELAHDANLQAWTRATQSFCEYYAGDYRAALQFAHAGRAIAGTGPQSVRLTVNGLARAAGKLGDADTVHRAVDEAHELAASHSAQVGVPSSISLTRYGPAQIAGNAATAYVALGMPDEVQKYAALALPDAGTPGSTWTRSLVTIDIATSLIRSREGALDHATSLVAEALAISRSRPVVSIQRRAAEFLDAATTRWGHTNHTAPIRDALATMDSRR, encoded by the coding sequence ATGGCAGACGACCCGGTCTCGATCGTCGAGGCACGCAAGGCACTGGGTGCGAAACTGGCCGCGCTGCGGTCGGCCGTCGGCTACACGCAGGAGACTTTCGCGCCGTTGACCTTCTACGGGCGTTCGTCCATCGCCAACCTTGAGACCGGCCGCCAAAACGCCACCCGAGAATTCTGGACCCGCTGCGACGACATCCTCCAGACCAGTGGCGTGCTCACGCGCGAGCACGACCGCATCGTCAGCGCCCTCTACGACCACCAGCGGCAAACCGTCGTCCCTCACTCTGGTAACACAGCTGCCGAGACACCCGACCTAGCCACGACGCCCAGCTTTACCTTCAGCGGGAACCAGGTGATCGCTGCCGCAGACAGCCGAGGCGGGCTGGCCGAGGACGGCGGTGACGTGATCGAAGTTCTGGCTCGGCTGCACAGGCTGAACCGGTCCGTCGACCCCGCAATCGTCGACCTGCTCCACACGGAGACGCACCGCTGCCTGACCGGGTATGAGACGGCGAACCACGCCCAGCTCACGGCGAATCTCGTCAAGCAGCGCGCCTGGATCGAAACACTCTTCGACGAATGCCGCGACTCCCAGCAGCTCCAGATCCTCGCGTCGGCTGCCGCCATGACCTCAGGATTGCTCGGTTACATCGCCGTAGGCACAGCGCGGTTCACTCTGGCCCGCGCCTACCTGCTGGAAGCCTTCCGTCTCGCCGAGTTGGCACACGACGCGAACCTTCAGGCGTGGACGCGAGCGACCCAATCGTTTTGCGAGTATTACGCCGGTGACTACCGGGCTGCCTTGCAGTTCGCGCACGCCGGCAGGGCGATTGCCGGAACCGGACCGCAGAGTGTCCGTCTGACCGTCAACGGCCTCGCCCGAGCTGCCGGCAAACTGGGTGACGCCGACACCGTTCACCGCGCAGTCGACGAAGCACACGAGCTCGCGGCCAGTCACAGCGCTCAGGTCGGGGTGCCGTCCAGCATCTCCCTCACCCGCTACGGCCCAGCCCAGATCGCCGGCAACGCCGCTACCGCCTATGTCGCTCTCGGCATGCCCGACGAGGTACAGAAATACGCCGCCCTTGCCCTGCCCGACGCCGGCACGCCCGGGTCGACCTGGACCCGCTCACTCGTCACGATCGACATCGCGACATCACTCATCCGATCACGAGAAGGCGCCCTGGACCATGCCACCAGCCTCGTAGCCGAGGCACTGGCCATCTCCCGCAGCCGCCCGGTTGTATCCATCCAACGGCGAGCCGCCGAGTTCCTCGACGCCGCCACCACCCGCTGGGGTCACACCAACCACACGGCACCCATCCGCGACGCGCTCGCCACCATGGACAGCCGCCGATGA
- a CDS encoding transposase family protein — protein MRSPLSTAHLSLLLRQRRTEIGTRWRRLTPAQHALLVLTHLRCGDTLTQLAISFDIGTTTAYRHVTEAINVLKAHAPQLAEALTKPWRHPTTIIDGTLIPT, from the coding sequence GTGAGGTCGCCCCTGTCGACGGCCCACCTCAGCCTGCTCCTACGCCAACGGCGTACCGAGATCGGCACGCGATGGCGGCGGCTGACACCGGCCCAGCACGCCCTGCTCGTCCTGACCCACCTGCGCTGCGGCGACACCCTGACCCAACTCGCGATCTCGTTCGACATCGGCACGACCACCGCCTACCGACACGTCACCGAGGCCATCAACGTCCTGAAGGCCCACGCACCACAACTGGCCGAGGCACTGACCAAGCCGTGGCGGCACCCGACCACGATCATCGACGGCACCCTGATCCCGACCTAG
- a CDS encoding 2'-5' RNA ligase family protein — MTHPGTSTAQMPEANEEFDRFSRVEHLANHWARPIGPSSYYWYTTFEHDPGVQALAQRCQDVLDLPYYDMTPPQGLHMTLERIAFSSRITPEQLEAVAAAVEAVCQNIAPISSAVGHLAGTPSALGFTAYPRALLKDLRNRLRVTTLAVHPAADLRPPGFHPHIAIAYCNTDGIPAAETIAAVAPLTHNATTTATIQAISLVHLTRRPRAYEWTTVRRIRLEGTVPPVDSALATEPR; from the coding sequence ATGACGCACCCCGGAACGTCCACCGCCCAGATGCCGGAGGCCAACGAGGAATTCGATCGCTTCAGCCGGGTCGAGCACCTCGCCAACCACTGGGCACGCCCTATCGGACCGAGCTCCTACTACTGGTACACCACCTTCGAACACGACCCCGGAGTCCAAGCCCTAGCCCAGCGCTGCCAAGACGTCCTCGACCTGCCCTACTACGACATGACCCCGCCGCAGGGCCTGCACATGACCCTCGAACGCATCGCGTTCTCCAGCCGCATCACCCCTGAGCAGCTCGAAGCGGTAGCAGCGGCCGTCGAAGCCGTCTGCCAGAACATTGCGCCGATCAGCAGCGCCGTCGGGCATCTGGCCGGAACCCCGAGCGCACTCGGCTTCACCGCCTACCCCAGAGCTCTACTCAAAGACCTGCGCAACCGGCTTCGCGTTACGACTCTGGCCGTCCACCCAGCCGCCGACCTGCGACCTCCCGGGTTCCACCCACACATCGCGATCGCCTACTGCAACACCGACGGCATACCCGCCGCAGAAACCATCGCCGCCGTCGCACCACTCACGCATAACGCCACGACAACAGCGACCATCCAGGCGATCTCGCTCGTACACCTGACCCGCCGACCGCGAGCCTACGAATGGACAACAGTCAGGCGCATACGCCTCGAGGGCACAGTCCCGCCTGTGGACAGCGCCCTCGCCACCGAGCCACGGTGA
- a CDS encoding glycine-rich domain-containing protein: protein MTAPTTIHPAALLPDGALDILTGRLHKDHPDLDLDLCARIQRQSLEFLAACASNPGTSLTPSVMVDLGWHNLILHTEMYAAFCDAVAGRFIHHYPYDGGQNDPSVLDRTKNLITAAGYTIDEPLWALNAADCGNDAPCGSHAR from the coding sequence ATGACAGCACCGACCACCATCCATCCCGCAGCCCTGCTGCCCGACGGCGCGCTCGACATCCTCACCGGCCGCCTCCACAAAGACCACCCCGATCTCGACCTCGACCTCTGCGCGCGCATCCAGCGGCAGTCCCTGGAGTTCCTGGCCGCATGCGCGAGCAACCCCGGTACCAGCCTCACCCCCTCGGTGATGGTCGACCTCGGCTGGCACAACCTCATCCTGCATACCGAGATGTATGCAGCGTTCTGCGACGCAGTCGCAGGCCGGTTCATCCACCACTACCCCTACGACGGCGGACAGAACGACCCGAGCGTTCTCGACCGCACCAAGAACCTCATCACCGCCGCCGGCTACACCATCGACGAGCCGCTGTGGGCCCTGAACGCCGCCGACTGCGGCAACGACGCCCCCTGCGGCTCGCACGCCCGCTGA
- a CDS encoding IS3 family transposase (programmed frameshift), which translates to MPKPYPREFRDDVVRVAQNRDAGVTVEQIANDFGVHPMTLFKWLRAADVDAGTRPGVSSTESAELREARKRIRLLEQENEVLRRAAAYLSQAHLPKRIYPLVKDLAADGIPVAVTCRVLKISRQHYYRWLAEPVTLAEYTQAWRADALFDAHRDDPEFGYRFLADEAAAAGQPMADRTAWKICSSGGWFSAFARKRRGKGRKVGPPVHDDLVRRDFTAAGPNRLWLADITEHRTGEGKLYLCAVKDVWSNRIVGYSIDSRMKSRLAVNALNNAVARRNGVAGCVLHTDRGSQFRSRKFVGALHRHRMLGSMGRVGAAGDNAAMESFFGLLQNNVLDRRTWATREQLRTAIVTWIERTYHRRRRQRPLGKLTPIEFETIMTPQASQAA; encoded by the exons GTGCCCAAGCCCTACCCCCGTGAGTTCCGTGACGATGTCGTGCGGGTCGCGCAAAACCGTGATGCCGGCGTGACGGTTGAGCAGATCGCCAATGACTTCGGCGTGCATCCGATGACGTTGTTCAAGTGGCTGCGCGCCGCCGACGTCGACGCCGGGACCAGACCCGGCGTGAGCAGCACCGAGTCTGCAGAGCTCCGCGAGGCGCGCAAGCGGATCAGGCTCCTCGAACAGGAGAACGAGGTCCTGCGCCGGGCTGCGGCCTACCTGTCGCAGGCGCACCTGCCG AAAAGGATCTACCCGCTCGTGAAGGATCTGGCCGCCGACGGCATCCCCGTCGCGGTGACGTGCCGGGTACTGAAGATCTCCCGCCAGCACTACTACCGGTGGCTTGCCGAACCGGTCACCCTGGCTGAGTACACGCAGGCGTGGCGAGCCGACGCGCTGTTCGACGCTCACCGCGACGATCCGGAGTTCGGGTACCGGTTCCTGGCCGACGAGGCCGCCGCGGCCGGGCAGCCGATGGCCGACAGGACCGCGTGGAAGATCTGCTCCAGCGGTGGCTGGTTCAGCGCCTTCGCCCGCAAACGGCGTGGCAAGGGCCGCAAGGTCGGTCCGCCGGTCCACGACGACCTCGTGCGCCGGGACTTCACCGCCGCCGGGCCGAACCGGCTGTGGCTTGCCGACATCACCGAACATCGCACCGGCGAGGGCAAGCTGTACCTGTGCGCGGTCAAGGACGTCTGGTCCAACCGGATCGTCGGCTACTCGATCGACTCGCGCATGAAGTCCCGGCTGGCCGTGAACGCGCTGAACAACGCCGTCGCCCGCCGCAACGGCGTGGCCGGATGCGTTCTGCACACCGACCGCGGCAGCCAATTCCGATCAAGGAAGTTCGTCGGCGCGCTGCACCGGCACCGGATGCTCGGCTCGATGGGCCGGGTCGGAGCCGCCGGCGACAACGCGGCCATGGAGTCGTTCTTCGGCCTGCTGCAGAACAACGTCCTGGACCGCCGCACCTGGGCCACCCGTGAACAGCTGCGCACCGCGATCGTGACCTGGATCGAGCGCACCTACCACCGCCGTCGACGCCAGCGCCCGCTAGGCAAGTTGACCCCTATCGAGTTCGAGACCATCATGACCCCACAGGCCAGTCAGGCCGCGTGA
- a CDS encoding NUDIX hydrolase: MLYTSVVDVLLLLTRGDQVLLALRDGTGYADGQYNLPSGKLEADETLIDALIRETQEEIGIRLDPAEVHHAATVHCRNPEGARRIGVMFTAVSMPERQGEPFNAEPHKCAMVGWFPLDMLPRNTVPYTVAGVELFRSGQPFGLIDWR; encoded by the coding sequence GTGCTGTACACGAGTGTCGTCGATGTACTCCTGCTACTCACCAGGGGCGATCAAGTCCTGCTGGCGCTACGCGACGGCACCGGCTACGCCGACGGCCAGTACAACCTCCCCAGCGGCAAACTCGAAGCCGACGAGACCCTCATCGACGCCCTCATCCGCGAAACGCAGGAAGAGATCGGGATCCGGCTCGACCCGGCCGAGGTTCACCACGCGGCGACAGTCCACTGCCGCAACCCCGAAGGCGCACGCCGGATCGGAGTCATGTTCACCGCCGTCTCCATGCCCGAACGGCAGGGAGAACCATTCAACGCCGAACCGCACAAGTGCGCGATGGTCGGATGGTTCCCCCTCGACATGCTCCCGCGCAACACTGTGCCCTACACCGTGGCCGGTGTTGAACTGTTCCGCTCCGGGCAGCCGTTCGGACTGATCGACTGGCGCTGA